The following proteins are co-located in the Brassica napus cultivar Da-Ae unplaced genomic scaffold, Da-Ae ScsIHWf_1509;HRSCAF=2106, whole genome shotgun sequence genome:
- the LOC106449388 gene encoding uncharacterized protein LOC106449388, giving the protein MACMLSCSHGVVIATAMVFSSTALFLAISRQFSTNQTSDLHDQQILRSCLSSEEKKKQRKKRKKVKFAEDVKEPKGNGEEYRKREHLRRIVPEPVIKPEKTGSVCRNEMPANRMALYSGILRDRDHRLQCSC; this is encoded by the exons atggCTTGTATGCTGAGCTGCTCTCACGGAGTCGTAATCGCTACCGCCATGGTTTTCTCAAGCACTGCTCTGTTTCTGGCGATTTCCCGCCAATTCTCTACCAACCAAACATCAGATCTCCATGATCAACAGATCCTCCGTTCATGTCTTTCTTCAG aagaaaaaaagaaacagaggaagaagaggaagaaggtgaAATTTGCAGAGGATGTGAAGGAGCCGAAAGGGAACGGTGAAGAGTATCGCAAGAGAGAGCATCTCCGGAGAATCGTACCGGAACCGGTGATTAAACCGGAGAAGACCGGTTCGGTTTGTAGAAACGAAATGCCTGCTAATAGGATGGCTCTGTACAGTGGGATTCTTAGAGACagagatcatagacttcagtgcTCCTgttga
- the LOC125575093 gene encoding phospholipase D alpha 2-like isoform X1 gives MYEETNTISYLCVIILLMFIGEKMEEFLLHGRLHATIYEIDALHATQGGRSGFLGKMLANVEEKIGVGKGETQLYATIDLEKARVGRTRKITNEPKSPKWHESFHIYCGHMAKHVIFTVKDDNPIGATLIGRGYVPVEDILHGEEVDRWVEILDTEKKPIEGGSKIHVKLQYFGVEKDKNWNRGIKSAKFPGVPYTFFSQRKGCKVSLYQDAHIPGNFVPKIPLAGGKHYEAGRCWEDIFDAITNAKHLIYITGWSVYTEISLVRDSRRPKEGGDVTIGEILKKKASEGVKVILLVWDDRTSVDLLKQDGLMATHDEETANFFRGTDVNCVLCPRNPDDGGSIVQNLQVSTMFTHHQKIVVVDSEMPGTARTKSRRIVSFVGGLDLCDGRYDTPFHSLFRTLDTAHHDDFHQPNFTGAAITKGGPREPWHDIHCRLEGPIAWDVLYNFEQRWSRQGGKDILVKIRDLDDIIVPPSPVLFSEDHDSWNVQLFRSIDGGAAAAFPESPEAAAEAGLVSGKDNIIDRSIQDAYIHAIRRAKDFIYIENQYFLGSSFAWSADGIKPEEINALHLIPKELSLKIVSKIKAGEKFKVYAVVPMWPEGLPESGSVQAILDWQRRTMEMMYKDVIKALRDKGLEGEDPRDYLTFFCLGNRETKKDGEYVPSEKPEPDSDYMRAQEARRFMIYVHTKMMIVDDEYIIIGSANINQRSMDGARDSEIAMGGYQPYHLSIRQPARGHIHGFRMSLWYEHLGMLDETFLDPSSQECVQKVNRIADKYWDLYASESLEHDLPGHLLRYPIGIASQGDITELPGCECFPDTKARILGTKSDYLPPILTT, from the exons ATGTATGAGGAAACAAATACTATCTCTTACTTATGtgttataattttattgatgTTTATAGGCGAAAAAATGGAAGAATTTTTGTTACATGGAAGGTTACACGCTACAATCTATGAAATCGATGCTCTCCATGCTACTCAAGGAGGCAGATCAGGTTTCTTAGGAAAG atgCTAGCAAATGTAGAAGAAAAGATTGGTGTTGGCAAAGGAGAAACTCAGCTATACGCTACAATCGATCTAGAGAAAGCTAGAGTTGGAAGAACaagaaagataacaaacgaACCAAAAAGCCCAAAATGGCATGAGTCATTTCATATCTACTGTGGTCACATGGCTAAACATGTTATCTTCACTGTCAAGGACGATAATCCCATCGGTGCAACGTTGATAGGAAGAGGTTATGTCCCCGTTGAGGATATTCTACATGGAGAGGAAGTTGATAGATGGGTTGAGATTCTAGACACTGAGAAGAAACCCATTGAAGGAGGATCAAAGATCCATGTGAAGCTTCAGTACTTTGGTgttgaaaaagataaaaactgGAACCGTGGTATCAAAAGTGCAAAGTTTCCTGGAGTTCCTTACACTTTCTTCTCTCAGAGAAAGGGATGCAAAGTTTCTTTGTACCAAGATGCTCACATTCCTGGAAACTTCGTCCCCAAGATTCCTCTAGCTGGAGGGAAACACTACGAGGCAGGCCGATGTTGGGAGGATATCTTTGATGCTATTACTAATGCAAAGCATTTGATTTACATCACTGGCTGGTCTGTTTACACTGAGATCTCTCTGGTGAGAGACTCGAGGAGGCCTAAAGAAGGAGGAGATGTGACTATTGGTGAGATACTCAAGAAGAAGGCAAGTGAAGGTGTTAAAGTGATCTTGCTTGTGTGGGACGATAGAACATCTGTTGATCTGCTGAAACAAGATGGACTTATGGCTACTCatgatgaagaaactgcaaACTTCTTCAGAGGAACCGATGTGAACTGTGTTCTGTGCCCTCGTAATCCTGATGATGGTGGAAGCATTGTTCAAAACTTGCAAGTCTCAACTATGTTCACTCATCACCAAAAGATTGTTGTGGTGGACAGCGAAATGCCTGgaacagcaagaacaaaatCAAGAAGGATTGTGAGTTTCGTTGGTGGTCTTGATCTTTGCGATGGAAGGTACGACACGCCGTTTCACTCCTTGTTCAGGACGTTGGATACTGCGCATCACGATGATTTCCATCAGCCGAACTTCACTGGCGCGGCGATAACCAAAGGCGGTCCTAGAGAGCCGTGGCATGATATTCACTGCCGTCTTGAAGGACCTATTGCTTGGGATGTCTTGTATAACTTTGAGCAGAGGTGGAGTAGACAAGGTGGTAAAGACATTCTTGTTAAGATAAGAGACCTTGATGACATCATCGTCCCTCCTTCTCCTGTTCTCTTCTCGGAAGATCATGACTCGTGGAACGTTCAGCTGTTTAGATCAATAGATGGTGGTGCAGCAGCTGCGTTTCCTGAGTCCCCTGAAGCTGCAGCGGAAGCAGGTCTTGTGAGCggtaaagataatataattgatAGGAGTATTCAAGATGCATACATTCACGCGATTCGACGAGCTAAAGACTTCATCTATATCGAAAACCAGTACTTCCTTGGAAGCTCCTTTGCTTGGAGTGCAGATGGAATCAAACCTGAGGAGATCAATGCTCTTCATTTGATTCCAAAGGAGCTATCTCTGAAGATTGTTAGCAAGATCAAAGCTGGAGAGAAGTTTAAGGTTTATGCTGTTGTTCCAATGTGGCCTGAAGGGCTACCTGAGAGTGGTTCAGTCCAAGCTATACTAGATTGGCAGAGAAGGACAATGGAGATGATGTACAAAGATGTGATCAAGGCACTCAGAGATAAGGGACTTGAGGGAGAGGATCCAAGAGATTATCTAACATTCTTCTGTCTCGGTAACCGAGAGACCAAGAAAGATGGAGAGTATGTGCCTTCAGAGAAACCTGAACCGGACTCAGACTATATGCGAGCACAAGAAGCACGTCGCTTCATGATCTATGTTCACACTAAAATGATGATCG TGGATGATGAGTACATTATCATTGGATCCGCGAATATCAACCAGAGATCAATGGATGGTGCAAGAGACTCAGAGATAGCAATGGGAGGCTATCAACCATACCATCTCTCAATAAGACAACCAGCTCGAGGTCATATCCATGGATTCCGAATGTCATTATGGTATGAACATTTAGGAATGCTGGATGAAACTTTTCTCGATCCATCGAGCCAAGAATGTGTCCAGAAAGTTAACCGTATTGCTGATAAGTATTGGGATCTTTACGCAAGTGAGTCACTCGAACATGATCTCCCTGGTCATCTACTTCGCTACCCGATTGGTATTGCTAGTCAAGGAGACATCACTGAGCTACCTGGATGTGAATGCTTCCCCGACACAAAAGCTCGTATCCTCGGGACTAAATCTGATTACCTGCCTCCAATTCTTACAACCTAA
- the LOC125575093 gene encoding phospholipase D alpha 2-like isoform X2: MEEFLLHGRLHATIYEIDALHATQGGRSGFLGKMLANVEEKIGVGKGETQLYATIDLEKARVGRTRKITNEPKSPKWHESFHIYCGHMAKHVIFTVKDDNPIGATLIGRGYVPVEDILHGEEVDRWVEILDTEKKPIEGGSKIHVKLQYFGVEKDKNWNRGIKSAKFPGVPYTFFSQRKGCKVSLYQDAHIPGNFVPKIPLAGGKHYEAGRCWEDIFDAITNAKHLIYITGWSVYTEISLVRDSRRPKEGGDVTIGEILKKKASEGVKVILLVWDDRTSVDLLKQDGLMATHDEETANFFRGTDVNCVLCPRNPDDGGSIVQNLQVSTMFTHHQKIVVVDSEMPGTARTKSRRIVSFVGGLDLCDGRYDTPFHSLFRTLDTAHHDDFHQPNFTGAAITKGGPREPWHDIHCRLEGPIAWDVLYNFEQRWSRQGGKDILVKIRDLDDIIVPPSPVLFSEDHDSWNVQLFRSIDGGAAAAFPESPEAAAEAGLVSGKDNIIDRSIQDAYIHAIRRAKDFIYIENQYFLGSSFAWSADGIKPEEINALHLIPKELSLKIVSKIKAGEKFKVYAVVPMWPEGLPESGSVQAILDWQRRTMEMMYKDVIKALRDKGLEGEDPRDYLTFFCLGNRETKKDGEYVPSEKPEPDSDYMRAQEARRFMIYVHTKMMIVDDEYIIIGSANINQRSMDGARDSEIAMGGYQPYHLSIRQPARGHIHGFRMSLWYEHLGMLDETFLDPSSQECVQKVNRIADKYWDLYASESLEHDLPGHLLRYPIGIASQGDITELPGCECFPDTKARILGTKSDYLPPILTT, from the exons ATGGAAGAATTTTTGTTACATGGAAGGTTACACGCTACAATCTATGAAATCGATGCTCTCCATGCTACTCAAGGAGGCAGATCAGGTTTCTTAGGAAAG atgCTAGCAAATGTAGAAGAAAAGATTGGTGTTGGCAAAGGAGAAACTCAGCTATACGCTACAATCGATCTAGAGAAAGCTAGAGTTGGAAGAACaagaaagataacaaacgaACCAAAAAGCCCAAAATGGCATGAGTCATTTCATATCTACTGTGGTCACATGGCTAAACATGTTATCTTCACTGTCAAGGACGATAATCCCATCGGTGCAACGTTGATAGGAAGAGGTTATGTCCCCGTTGAGGATATTCTACATGGAGAGGAAGTTGATAGATGGGTTGAGATTCTAGACACTGAGAAGAAACCCATTGAAGGAGGATCAAAGATCCATGTGAAGCTTCAGTACTTTGGTgttgaaaaagataaaaactgGAACCGTGGTATCAAAAGTGCAAAGTTTCCTGGAGTTCCTTACACTTTCTTCTCTCAGAGAAAGGGATGCAAAGTTTCTTTGTACCAAGATGCTCACATTCCTGGAAACTTCGTCCCCAAGATTCCTCTAGCTGGAGGGAAACACTACGAGGCAGGCCGATGTTGGGAGGATATCTTTGATGCTATTACTAATGCAAAGCATTTGATTTACATCACTGGCTGGTCTGTTTACACTGAGATCTCTCTGGTGAGAGACTCGAGGAGGCCTAAAGAAGGAGGAGATGTGACTATTGGTGAGATACTCAAGAAGAAGGCAAGTGAAGGTGTTAAAGTGATCTTGCTTGTGTGGGACGATAGAACATCTGTTGATCTGCTGAAACAAGATGGACTTATGGCTACTCatgatgaagaaactgcaaACTTCTTCAGAGGAACCGATGTGAACTGTGTTCTGTGCCCTCGTAATCCTGATGATGGTGGAAGCATTGTTCAAAACTTGCAAGTCTCAACTATGTTCACTCATCACCAAAAGATTGTTGTGGTGGACAGCGAAATGCCTGgaacagcaagaacaaaatCAAGAAGGATTGTGAGTTTCGTTGGTGGTCTTGATCTTTGCGATGGAAGGTACGACACGCCGTTTCACTCCTTGTTCAGGACGTTGGATACTGCGCATCACGATGATTTCCATCAGCCGAACTTCACTGGCGCGGCGATAACCAAAGGCGGTCCTAGAGAGCCGTGGCATGATATTCACTGCCGTCTTGAAGGACCTATTGCTTGGGATGTCTTGTATAACTTTGAGCAGAGGTGGAGTAGACAAGGTGGTAAAGACATTCTTGTTAAGATAAGAGACCTTGATGACATCATCGTCCCTCCTTCTCCTGTTCTCTTCTCGGAAGATCATGACTCGTGGAACGTTCAGCTGTTTAGATCAATAGATGGTGGTGCAGCAGCTGCGTTTCCTGAGTCCCCTGAAGCTGCAGCGGAAGCAGGTCTTGTGAGCggtaaagataatataattgatAGGAGTATTCAAGATGCATACATTCACGCGATTCGACGAGCTAAAGACTTCATCTATATCGAAAACCAGTACTTCCTTGGAAGCTCCTTTGCTTGGAGTGCAGATGGAATCAAACCTGAGGAGATCAATGCTCTTCATTTGATTCCAAAGGAGCTATCTCTGAAGATTGTTAGCAAGATCAAAGCTGGAGAGAAGTTTAAGGTTTATGCTGTTGTTCCAATGTGGCCTGAAGGGCTACCTGAGAGTGGTTCAGTCCAAGCTATACTAGATTGGCAGAGAAGGACAATGGAGATGATGTACAAAGATGTGATCAAGGCACTCAGAGATAAGGGACTTGAGGGAGAGGATCCAAGAGATTATCTAACATTCTTCTGTCTCGGTAACCGAGAGACCAAGAAAGATGGAGAGTATGTGCCTTCAGAGAAACCTGAACCGGACTCAGACTATATGCGAGCACAAGAAGCACGTCGCTTCATGATCTATGTTCACACTAAAATGATGATCG TGGATGATGAGTACATTATCATTGGATCCGCGAATATCAACCAGAGATCAATGGATGGTGCAAGAGACTCAGAGATAGCAATGGGAGGCTATCAACCATACCATCTCTCAATAAGACAACCAGCTCGAGGTCATATCCATGGATTCCGAATGTCATTATGGTATGAACATTTAGGAATGCTGGATGAAACTTTTCTCGATCCATCGAGCCAAGAATGTGTCCAGAAAGTTAACCGTATTGCTGATAAGTATTGGGATCTTTACGCAAGTGAGTCACTCGAACATGATCTCCCTGGTCATCTACTTCGCTACCCGATTGGTATTGCTAGTCAAGGAGACATCACTGAGCTACCTGGATGTGAATGCTTCCCCGACACAAAAGCTCGTATCCTCGGGACTAAATCTGATTACCTGCCTCCAATTCTTACAACCTAA